TGATATACAAAGACACGTGTTCCAGTGCTACCACAGTCTACGACAACATAGAATCTGTTAGTTCCTCTAGACCAGTTTGTGTAAAGATTTTGGAGACCAAATGACAGacatgaaaaaagaaataagccAATGAGAATACAGATTACTGTAATCCACCTCTTCTTTCTGGATGAAGCTCCTGGTGATAACTTATCCTTCGAAAAACTTGCtgctcctttttccttctcaaAGATATATGGTGGCAATCCATGACCTGAATTCCTTTCTACTCCAGCATTTTGATTTCCTTCTTCTATATCAAGCCGGTGATAAGTAGACAAATCCTGAAGGGAATAGGAGAGTCTTAGGTTACTCCTTTTTTCGGGTTTGGGGAGACCACTAGGAGAAGCATGTATTGGCGACCCGGGTAATTTGTTAGATGCTGATAAACGAATCAGTCCTGGAGAAAATAATTCTGAAAGTTTGCTGAAGACCATCTTTGCAGGAGCAAAAGTAGCAATGCAGGCAGCTGCTACCCCCTCTAGAAAAAGTTACGAGAAGTAAGCAGACCACATGTAAGATCTGCACATTAAATGCTAGGAACTAATGCAAAATGATAAAAGAAGTCCTGCAAAATCCACATGGTAAAATTTGTTGTGTCAATCGATGAAGGAGAATCATTTATGGACTGAAAAACTACTGAACATATATACCAGTTTTTCCATGACTTAGAAAAGAATCTTAGAATTTAATCTGAATATGAAATCAAATCGTCTTCAAGTGACCTATTAAATTCCAATGAAAATCATGTCTCCACTATTAAACTAGTTATAACTTGAATACACACAGCTCGCCTTAGTGAATCTGAGGATCTTATGTCACCCTAGCAAGTATACAAATGGTAAGTAACTCAACCTAGTTTAAACACCAAATCATTCCAATTTCCAAAACTTGAAATTGAAAGTCGGTTCGTAATAACCAACCCCTAGATCTTCAACTTAGTGCAACACAACTCAACAAACATGTTGCAGTTTACTACATGAAATTGATACAAGAAAAGTTTCAATAAAGCTCATCATCGAGACTGGTTGCAAAATGCTAAACAATGCAACAATTCAGATAAATCAGTCCTACAGAAATAAAAGATGGAATCCTGATATCAATCAACAGCAGCTCGTCTAATACTATGTATAATAAACTGTTAGATCATTGGTAAATCCACAATGCTGAACCCTTTCGCAACTCATTCATCCAGAAGTAGTCTAGCATATCCTTAACACAAGATAAAATTACTCATCAAATCACTCACAGTTTAAGATTCAAGCCCATTCTAATTCACTATAAGCTCTCACACTAGCTAAATCAACCCTCTAGATCCCAATAGCAACAACAGTAATCATCAATTAGACCCAAACATTTTCACATCAGAGATCACTGAACCAGCCAAATGCGACAGCCAAAACTGAAACTCAAAATCACAAATCTTACAACCATAAATAAGAAATGCACGGATGCAGAGAGATTCGAGGCATCGATCCAAAAAAAAGCACAAAAATAATCGCGCGAAAAGAGATTCTTCTATTACCATCAGATCACTGGAAAGTTGGAATTGGCTCCGCAAAGTAAGATCCGAATTCGGGAATGGAATTTTCGTTTTCCAACGAATCAGAGAAACAAACAAAACAGCCAACAGCTTGTGAGTGATGGACTCTCACTATCTCTCTCTCGAAATTTTTGATtaacagaaaattaaatacATATGACTAAAAATGAAGGTGCGAGTTGTATTCCTCGAATTTTCTAATTTCTCAATAACATTTCCttctatataaaataattgTGAATTAATAAAcgattcaataaaataaatataataactaAAGAACTAGAAGAATAAAGCTAGAAAACTCCTTTGTTTTTTaagttattttttgtttcacaTTTAATCACTTCTTAAGCAAAATGTATCATAGTGGGAcagttagtattattttaatttcttgaaCAGATTAAgctcaaaagaaagaaatactataaattatactTGAGCAGAAAATAATCATTTAACAGGTATTTTATTAAATGATATAGTagctattataaaaaaaatctatataattatattaagacATTGTTGGAAAATTGAATCCACCCACATAATAGTAGCTAATTTttggtggatggagggagtatttattttgagCCATAAATATTACATCAAAAGCCTTATAATTCTTCAATTTTTATGTAAATAGTGTATTATATTGATATAACTTGAAGCACAATTTAAAATACTCTATCCCTCAAGTTTATAAGATCAATTGTAATAGAAAATGATGTATACTAAAAAGAGAGTAAATGTTCAGGTTTCACTTGATTGTAAATGAAATTGTTGGACCAATAAAGCTCGACCAAAAcaatttagatttattttattaGATAGTAGTATGTGATTTTTTCATACAATTCAAATAAATGTCAAAACTTTGCAAAAAATCTTATTCGTTAATTACGCAAGTATCGTATTACTACTATATTGATATAAGTTGAACCACAATCTAAATAACCTTTTGACCTATTTCAATTAATTGTTTTTGCAAATCATATAATCGTCAATTGTGACTTTCCAATTTTTAGCACGTATATCAATATTTTCTTAAGATAATAACATTATGtttagagagaaagagaaatatAAATGcgaaagattttttttttctaattttgtcaaataataatttaaaaacaataattttttgttattaattgATTTCTCTCTCCGCCAAAATCCTCATTTTCTCTTACTACAAACATTTTTACTGCCTTTTCTCTTGCTCTGCTTTCTCCCCAAAACCCTAATTCCGCAGGCAGGATCCGACCCGTTTCAATGGCGACAAACGGGCCGAATCTGGAGTGCCGGATGTACGAGGCGAGGTACCCGGAGGTGGACCAGGCGGTGATGATTCAGGTCAAGAGCATGGCCGACAGCGGCGCGTACGTTTCGCTCCTCGAGTACAACAACATCGAAGGCATGATTCTCTTCTCCGAGCTCTCCCGCCGCCGCATTCGGAGCATCAGCAGCCTCATCAAGGTCGGCCGCATCGAGCCCGTCATGGTGCTCCGTGTCGACAAGGAGAAGGGGTATATTGATCTCAGCAAGCGCCGCGTCTCCGAGGAGGATATCCAGGGCTGCGAGGAGAGGTTCAATAAGAGCAAGCTCGTGCATTCGATCATGAGGCATGTTGCTGAGACCATGAGTGTTGATCTTGAGGTTTGTGTTTTATTTTGGAATGATTTGTGTTGAAAATTTGTGTGTTTGGATTGGAAAACCTAATTGCTTGCGTTGCTATTGTGAAATTGAGTGAAGTAAGTGATTACGCATGGTTCTCCTTTGTCTTCTGTTAAATTTGTGTGGAATTCGAAGAGGTTAGTAAACTGGTGCTTGCAAATGCTCTGTCAAACTGTAGTTTTGAATGAAAAACTAGCTGTTACAAATTATTTGGTAGGTTTTTAGTTAAACACATCGTTTTATTGAATTAACCATGTTATAAGGTAATATTGCCATCGTCTTCTAGTTCAGCATTCAAATTGAGCTCTAGTTTGTTTTGATGACTCATCGAATTGAATTAGTTATGGTACATGACAAATTAAATTTTCCATATCTGATCATAATGACTAATGTTTGGTTAATATTTAATGAGATAACTTAAGCGTTTTATCATACTGATTTAGGTAGCTGGTCCTCTGTTTCAGTGTTCAGTAAATTATCTGCTAGTGTGCTGTTTTGATGGTTTCAATAGAATTGAAGATCACAAAATATTATGATTTGTTGCCCGAGTGAAAACAAGATTGCTGATGATAAGTAGTTCTGTGATCTTATTGTTTTTAAAGAAGTTGATAACGAAAGTAGGTAGAGAATTGGATAGAGTGGAGATATTTGTCTGAAGTTTATGATGGAAAAATTGATGAAGCTGTGATCTGTTTATTTTGCTGCGTCACATAGTGTCCCGTGCCCCATTTCTTTGTCTggattttgttttatattaatTGAAACGTAAGTAGTCTTCAAGCTTTGTACTTGGTGTATCTATTTTATAACTCCAGTATTTTATAATGTTTGAATTGATAGTTTACACTCATAAACTCTTTGCCAACCTCACCTCATGGTCATGATAGTATTACAATTAATAGAGTTCATGAGTTTCACATGTTAATTCGGAGTGTGTTGGCATGATGGCATATTTGTGAAAGTAGGATGTATTATTATCTATAGATTGATATTTTTCAGGTATATTTTATAGTTGGTTTGTGCCTATTTAACTCATAGTATGGGTGTCAGCATATTTGGTTGTGTATTGGTGCTATTAACTTCATTTGCTTGtaaaatatgtagtgtgttctCTGTTAAATGAACTGTATGTGGTTTGGTAAATCTTGAAAATAGTTTCATCTCCAAATAGTTGGAAATAGTGCCTTTGGCTATTTAAGTTTCTTTTGGTACTTCCTATGTTTTGTCGACACTCAGTGACGCAAAGATATATCCATCCCATTCTGTGATATATATTAACATGCATTTTCACTAATGGCATGTATGTTGTGGTAGGATCTGTATATTCATGTTGGCTGGCCGTTGTACAAGAAATACGGGCATGCATTTGAGGTGAGACTTGGTATACCATATAAAAGATTTATGTTTACAATTCCTGCTGCAAGTAGCGTGTGATTAGTATCTATCTAGTAATTAATGTATATGTATAAAAACACAGGCATTTAAAGTTATGGTGAACGATCCCAACTCAGTTCTTGATACCCTTACTCGTGAAATCACAGAAGTTGGTCCTGATGGACAAGAGGTAGTGTTCAATCCCATAATGATTTGCATATATCTTCAGTCCTCCATCTATTTTACATGGTCAATTACAAGTGTTTATATCCTTTTAGGTGAAGAAAGTGGTTCCTGCAATATCAGAGGAAGTAAAAGATGCTTTAGTGAAAAATATTAGGAGAAGAATGACGCCTCAGCCCTTGAAGATTCGTGCtgatattgaaatgaaatgttttcaATTTGACGGTGTGCTGCACATAAAGGTCTCCATCCTTCaattattttggtttttttctTCATTATTATGCATCTTACTCAAAGCAAAACCTCTTTTGTGCAAGTACTGATTTGTGGTGATGTTCACAGGAAGCAATGCGTAAAGCTGAAGCTGTTGGCAATGATGATTGTCCGGTTAAAATGAAACTTGTTGCTGCTCCAGCTTATGTGCTTACCACCCAAACTCTTGACAAGGTAATCGCCAATGCATATCTAAGAGTGTTGTGAACTAAAAATGGATTTTGTATGGTTCTAAATGctcgtttttattttataataatgttAGGAGCAAGGAATTGCAGTGCTTACCAAGGCAATTCAAGCTTGCACTGAAGAGATTGAATGCCAAAAAGGAAAACTTACTGTTAAGGAACCACCAAGAGCGGTAAGAAATAGCTATGGATCTAATATGAATGTTAACATTTTACTCTCAATATCCATACAATAGCTTGACGAGTATGACTTTGTGTTCAGGTGAGCGAACGGGAGGATAAGCTACTTGCAGAACATATGGCTAAGCTAGGACAGCAAAATGAGGATGTCAGTGGTGATGAAGAcagtgaagatgaagaagatacCGGGATGGGTGAAATAGACCTCGAGAATTCGGGAATGGCTATAACAGAGTAAACTTTACCCTCCCCTTACCCCTCTTTTGCCTTTTGAAATCTTGGAATTTGTCTACATTTTTGTTAGTTTTTCTCTTCCCCAATTTTCCAACCTTGATTCAATGGTTTCTTTTTAATTCTCTTCAATGCACATCTATACCTGAATTTAAATTTTGTCCACAATTCTGAATCCCAATATACTTCTTTGCTTTGCGTGTGGTGCTTGTTGTTTTTATGGGAATTGTTGGTTAAATGCTAAATAAATCCAACGCTCTTTTAAGTAGTTCCTTGATCTTACTTGTTTAAAGAAGTTGATAACAAAAGTAGGTGAAGAAGTGGATAAAGAGAAGGAACACTCTTTGAAGTTTATGATGGAATCAGTGAATGAAGCTACACATACATCTACTTATTTTGCTGCATAGTTACGGCCATGATTAGATTACTAATCTTGACTTAACAACATATTTGTGTGTTGAATAGCTAAGTAATCAAAAATTGAAGCCCATGTTGAAAAGCATTCCCATTAAGTAAAGTTGGTGTATCTGGACCCATATCCTTCAATTCGACCCTATTTGGATTACATCATCCCTCAACTTAGCTTGGCTTAgcttaatttatttaatcataatcaaaaacaaaaatgccattttatattttatccgTAATTAATTTAGTCTATCAAGCACCTCACTTACTTTTAGCTTAGAAAtagttaattttaaattaaaaatataatttatacatAAATTCATGCTAATACAACCGACTGTAAAATCGCCATTTTAAATCTAACATataaaacattgtaattaattaaataaacattaaaacatgaaattatATAAATTCATATAATGACACCAATTAAATCATCTTCTTGATTCTTATCATAATTTATACTCTTAATTATTTGTATTATCGAGCATAGGAATAGAATCAATCAAAGAATAACAATTCCATTCCACTCTCATCTCCATTCAATTCCTTCCTCATTTCATTCCATCATACAAAGAAGTCTCTTAAAGCCCGtgataatttaattatcttaGTGCCTCCTGCACCATTTCTTTGTCTGGCTTTTGGTTTATATTGATAGAACCATAACTTATCCTCAACCCTCATAGTATCTACAATATTTGATAACTGACATTCATAAGTGTTTGAggtttaatatataaaaatctaATTTTACAATTCCTGCATGAAGTAGGGTGCTATTACCATATACGTGTAAATTATGTGTTGAATATTGGAGGTATATTTAGTGATGGTTAACGATCCCAACTCAGTTCTTGATTCCCTCTCTCGTAAAGCTATTAACCCACTATTGTAAAAACAAAGCTAAGAAATTGCCGAAAAAAAGAAGGATTAAACTGAAAACTCATCGCATTAACTCATGCTCGAAATCATAATCACACAGATCTcctatattaaaatttatttaattatatcataCACTACGCGATAAAGCATATACACAAGAAATCAAGCAGACGAACCAGAAACACGGCCTATGGCGCAGAGGAAATTCTGTGAATCGCCGACGACGGCGCCTTGATCGGCCGATATCTTCCGAGTATAGCATCCGTGACTATCCTCCACCTCATAACTCTGCGACGTGGCTCCGGCGCCAGAGAGCACGTCGTCGCCGTGCACGAAAATCCACCCGCTGCACTCCTGCTTGCTTTCCAATTCGCTCTCGAAATCGCCgatctccttctcctcctcgtACGAAATCTCCAGCTCCGTCGACACCAGGTAGTTCTCCGCTCCAGCTCCGGCGATCGACGTCGTTTTCAGCTCCAGCTCGTATTCCGACTCCACGCTGTAGCTCGCCACCGTGCCGGAGGACGGGATCGAGATCTCGATCTCTTTCTTCACTTTCACCTcgtgctcgaccttcacgatcGTGGCGTTGCTCTTGTAGTTGATCTCGTTTTCGAATTCGAGCTTCGTTGTTACGCTTGTGGTTAGGTTTCCGGCGCTGGAGTACACCCAGCCGGAGAATTCtgtttttctctctccttcGGTTTCGAACTTGCCGTTGAGCTCTGCGAAGCTGGATTCGCGCTCGACGCAATTGTTAGGGTTTTTGTACTTGATCGGACCGGCTAGGACCTTCACCGGACCGTCGTCGAGCCAGAGATGCAGATTTGCGTCGACGAGCCAGAAGGAGATGGCGTCGGCGACGCCGAATCCGAAGTAGTGCTTTTTGTCGTCGAGTAGAATGCCGAGAAATGGAGTGAGCTCGATTTCGTAGGAAGGTAGGTTGAAAGCGCCGATTGCGACGATTGGACTCCAAAAAAAGGGGTTTATGCCGCCGGTGTAGATCACGGGGAAGGGGAGCACCGATCCGACGACGTTTCCGTCGAGCGTGACGAGGACCTCGCGGTAGACGCCGTGGCCGCGCGTGATGTTCAATCCGTTGCTCTCGATGTAGAAATCCGGTGGATTCGTGTACCACAATTCGTCGTCGCCGTGAGCGGAGACGAAGACCTCGATTACAGCTCTGTAGGTGTTATTAGGGATTTGAATCCCCTGGTAAACGGCGTCGTTTCCGGTCTGGATTTTGAACCAGTAC
This DNA window, taken from Salvia splendens isolate huo1 chromosome 18, SspV2, whole genome shotgun sequence, encodes the following:
- the LOC121777506 gene encoding eukaryotic translation initiation factor 2 subunit alpha homolog is translated as MATNGPNLECRMYEARYPEVDQAVMIQVKSMADSGAYVSLLEYNNIEGMILFSELSRRRIRSISSLIKVGRIEPVMVLRVDKEKGYIDLSKRRVSEEDIQGCEERFNKSKLVHSIMRHVAETMSVDLEDLYIHVGWPLYKKYGHAFEAFKVMVNDPNSVLDTLTREITEVGPDGQEVKKVVPAISEEVKDALVKNIRRRMTPQPLKIRADIEMKCFQFDGVLHIKEAMRKAEAVGNDDCPVKMKLVAAPAYVLTTQTLDKEQGIAVLTKAIQACTEEIECQKGKLTVKEPPRAVSEREDKLLAEHMAKLGQQNEDVSGDEDSEDEEDTGMGEIDLENSGMAITE
- the LOC121776967 gene encoding peptide-N4-(N-acetyl-beta-glucosaminyl)asparagine amidase A-like, producing the protein MNPSLLLLSVLLILPLSDASPPPFKHYRFPTSASTSLEKQIEVTRPLPFDSLTPACTLPLFNHTFAHTSGLPPSAANYSAPLNCTWSNAALRFSASANGTQSDRIAAVWLAGAELLRASTPQSTSDGVSWSFNKDVTRFSALLRRPKLTLSVMLENTVDDFYTGAFNVNITFLFYNVRNSPIHNRRSLNSSPRKIIKRSRRRQSITLNASLELDKIPADLIIPVSAAGEEGYWFKIQTGNDAVYQGIQIPNNTYRAVIEVFVSAHGDDELWYTNPPDFYIESNGLNITRGHGVYREVLVTLDGNVVGSVLPFPVIYTGGINPFFWSPIVAIGAFNLPSYEIELTPFLGILLDDKKHYFGFGVADAISFWLVDANLHLWLDDGPVKVLAGPIKYKNPNNCVERESSFAELNGKFETEGERKTEFSGWVYSSAGNLTTSVTTKLEFENEINYKSNATIVKVEHEVKVKKEIEISIPSSGTVASYSVESEYELELKTTSIAGAGAENYLVSTELEISYEEEKEIGDFESELESKQECSGWIFVHGDDVLSGAGATSQSYEVEDSHGCYTRKISADQGAVVGDSQNFLCAIGRVSGSSA